A portion of the Candidatus Eremiobacteraceae bacterium genome contains these proteins:
- a CDS encoding lipid kinase, producing the protein MARRRALVFLNAKARSVAPNVQRVLEALRSRDIDVVRSVIRSRSAIANAIREHRDDVDCVIVGGGDGTLNGALQGLVGTDLPLGLLPLGTANDLAKTLGIPNDLDEACDVIAQGHSRRIDVGRVNDAYFFNEASVGLSVALCRALTSEAKARFGILALLYNAVVLLFRMHRFRAHVRVDGGDEFDVKTLQLTLGNSRNFGGFVASDEAEIDDRLLDFYSVGFEHGWTYFDAFRALLQRRYDEARSVHTTHGKRFEVRTHRPKRIEADGEIVTATPAVFEVVPRAVAVFVPAPPVEVPPVDAPV; encoded by the coding sequence GTGGCTAGGCGCCGCGCCTTAGTATTCCTCAACGCAAAGGCGCGCAGCGTCGCGCCGAACGTCCAGCGCGTGCTCGAAGCGCTTCGAAGCCGCGATATCGACGTCGTCAGGTCGGTCATTCGAAGCAGGTCGGCCATCGCAAACGCCATTCGCGAACACCGCGATGACGTCGACTGCGTTATCGTCGGCGGCGGTGACGGCACGCTCAACGGGGCTCTTCAGGGTCTCGTCGGCACCGATCTCCCGCTTGGATTGCTGCCGCTCGGCACGGCGAACGATCTGGCAAAGACTCTTGGCATTCCCAATGACCTGGATGAGGCGTGCGACGTGATCGCCCAAGGGCATTCGCGCCGCATCGATGTGGGGCGCGTCAACGACGCCTACTTCTTCAATGAAGCGAGCGTTGGACTGAGCGTGGCGCTCTGCCGCGCGTTGACCAGCGAAGCGAAGGCTCGCTTTGGCATACTGGCGCTCTTGTACAATGCGGTCGTTTTGCTTTTCAGGATGCACCGGTTCCGCGCGCACGTGCGGGTGGACGGCGGCGATGAATTCGATGTCAAGACCCTCCAGCTCACGCTGGGAAACAGCCGCAACTTCGGCGGATTTGTCGCAAGCGACGAAGCCGAGATCGACGACCGCCTGCTTGACTTTTACAGCGTGGGATTCGAACATGGATGGACGTATTTCGACGCGTTCAGGGCGTTGCTGCAGCGCCGCTACGACGAGGCGCGAAGCGTCCATACCACGCACGGCAAGCGATTCGAAGTACGAACGCACAGGCCGAAGCGTATCGAAGCCGACGGAGAGATCGTCACCGCCACACCCGCTGTCTTCGAAGTCGTTCCCCGCGCGGTCGCAGTCTTCGTGCCGGCTCCGCCGGTCGAAGTTCCGCCGGTCGACGCTCCGGTATGA
- a CDS encoding YqeG family HAD IIIA-type phosphatase: MMRPFRIVRNVSSISLEELSAEGIRGIVIDLDNTLIGWKLLEPAPEVAAWVREALDRGFAIAIVSNNVRAWVKSVATLLGIITFVHTALKPLPFGVIRAVRQLRVRRKETVVIGDQLFADVLAAKLLGIRAILTEPIVPHEHRAMWPIRAMERYMLRQTIKRPQ, translated from the coding sequence ATGATGAGACCGTTTCGCATCGTGCGCAACGTCAGTTCGATATCGCTAGAGGAGCTGAGCGCCGAAGGTATTCGCGGAATCGTCATCGACCTCGACAATACGCTCATCGGCTGGAAACTGCTCGAACCGGCGCCCGAAGTGGCCGCCTGGGTACGCGAGGCGCTCGATCGCGGCTTCGCGATCGCGATCGTATCAAATAACGTGCGCGCGTGGGTCAAGAGCGTGGCCACGCTTCTTGGCATCATCACGTTCGTGCACACTGCGCTCAAGCCGCTTCCGTTCGGCGTCATCCGCGCGGTCAGGCAGTTACGCGTCCGGCGAAAAGAGACCGTGGTCATCGGCGATCAACTGTTCGCCGACGTCCTCGCTGCAAAACTGCTCGGCATCCGCGCGATCCTGACCGAGCCTATCGTTCCTCACGAGCATCGTGCGATGTGGCCGATCCGCGCGATGGAACGTTATATGCTCCGGCAGACCATCAAGCGGCCTCAGTGA
- a CDS encoding alkaline phosphatase family protein: MADPRDGTLYAPADHQAASVKRRWTIAAISVATVIVCWLALANYYGSHTQPTELPPLIPVGSSVPRATLPRPAHVIFVIEENKADTTIIGSSKAPYLNGLAKSAALFAKATGVAHPSQPNYIALFTGRTNADADSCPEKDLPPSQPSLGGALIAAGFSFAGYSEDLPHPGFAGCFSGELNEGYARKHSPWVNFSDVPAADNLAFAALPSLNRLPTVAFVIPNLAHDMHTGSIAAGDAWLRRNVAPLIDWVQSHNSLVIIAWDESDTLMGNSIPLIFIGADVKPGVYDEPVDDYRVLRTVEDFYGLPYLGYSANVAPIEDVWRQPAGPAR; encoded by the coding sequence GTGGCCGATCCGCGCGATGGAACGTTATATGCTCCGGCAGACCATCAAGCGGCCTCAGTGAAGCGACGGTGGACCATCGCGGCGATCTCGGTGGCGACTGTGATCGTCTGCTGGCTCGCGCTCGCGAACTACTATGGCAGTCACACGCAGCCGACCGAACTACCCCCGCTGATTCCGGTCGGATCGAGCGTACCTCGCGCGACGCTCCCCCGGCCGGCGCACGTCATCTTCGTCATCGAGGAGAACAAAGCCGACACGACGATCATCGGCAGCAGCAAGGCTCCGTATCTCAATGGACTGGCGAAATCAGCCGCCTTGTTCGCGAAAGCGACGGGCGTCGCCCATCCAAGTCAGCCGAACTATATCGCGTTGTTCACGGGCCGGACAAACGCCGACGCGGATTCTTGTCCGGAGAAGGACCTCCCGCCATCGCAACCCTCGCTCGGAGGCGCGCTGATAGCCGCCGGGTTCTCGTTTGCCGGATATTCCGAAGATCTGCCGCATCCGGGATTTGCCGGCTGCTTCAGCGGTGAGCTGAACGAAGGATACGCCCGCAAGCATTCGCCCTGGGTCAATTTCAGCGATGTGCCGGCGGCAGACAACCTTGCATTTGCTGCGTTGCCGAGTCTGAATCGATTGCCGACGGTCGCATTCGTCATCCCCAATCTCGCCCACGACATGCACACCGGCAGCATCGCGGCCGGTGACGCGTGGCTCCGTCGAAACGTCGCGCCGCTCATCGATTGGGTGCAATCGCACAATTCATTGGTCATTATCGCCTGGGACGAGAGCGACACGCTGATGGGCAACAGCATTCCGCTGATCTTCATCGGTGCGGACGTGAAGCCGGGCGTCTACGACGAACCGGTAGACGACTACCGGGTGCTCCGAACCGTCGAAGATTTTTACGGTTTGCCGTATTTAGGATACTCGGCTAATGTGGCGCCGATCGAGGATGTTTGGAGGCAGCCCGCCGGGCCGGCGCGCTAG
- a CDS encoding DoxX family membrane protein — translation MSATFDKIDRAIVKWMAANGITVLRLSLGIVFFWFGVLKYFPNQSPAEKMASDTILVLTFGHIGPHVSLPILATWECLIGLGLIAGVAKRVTLFLLFAQMLGTLLPLFFFPSQTFESIPFVPTLVGQYIIKNLVLISAGIVIGATVRGGAARDRV, via the coding sequence ATGAGTGCCACATTCGACAAAATAGACCGCGCGATCGTCAAATGGATGGCCGCTAACGGCATCACCGTTTTGCGGCTAAGTCTTGGCATCGTCTTTTTCTGGTTCGGCGTCTTGAAATATTTCCCAAATCAAAGCCCGGCCGAGAAAATGGCAAGCGATACAATTCTCGTGCTGACCTTCGGCCACATCGGACCGCACGTGAGTCTTCCAATTTTGGCGACGTGGGAATGTCTGATAGGTCTCGGGTTGATCGCCGGCGTCGCCAAACGCGTCACATTGTTCTTGCTTTTCGCGCAGATGTTGGGAACGCTGCTCCCATTGTTTTTCTTCCCGTCGCAGACCTTTGAATCCATTCCGTTCGTGCCGACCCTCGTAGGACAGTACATCATAAAGAATCTCGTGCTCATCAGCGCAGGCATCGTGATCGGTGCGACGGTCCGGGGCGGCGCCGCACGCGATCGCGTCTGA